In Kosmotoga arenicorallina S304, the sequence CAGGCTGTCGTAAAGCAATAATTTTTCATCCAACGCATAATCCGAAGCATAGAGCTGACCGGAATAATTTAACTCTTCAAGTTTCGATACACCGTAGCCGGTTTCAAGACCGGGTGTTACGAATAGTATCCCTGAAAAGTTTTTGGCCTTCTCAAGAATATCTGACGTTATTTCTTCAAGCTTCGAAATATTGGCCACGGTAACGGTTCCCGAAAAATCCTTTTTAATCATCTCTATAAAGCTGTCAACATATACTCTGTTTTTGGTATATGCAAAAACAAAGAGATCTGTTACCCCATCTTTTTCCATTTCATCAACCAATTTTTTCACCTGGACACTATCGGGGACGCACATACTCACTATTCTTCCACCCTTGCCTACAACTTCCTGAGCAGTTACTGTCGGCGAAACCGCGTAAAGGTCATACTTCTGCAAATACGGAAACATTGCCTGTGCATGCATGCTGTAAGAAGGGCCGATTATTATTTTCACACCACGATTTTTCAGCTCTTGGAAAATTTCATCGAGCTTTTCGGTTTTGAATTTGATTTTGCTGATCTTGAAGTTAACGTCATTATCCGCAATGAAAGCGTCAGCAGCTTCTGTAACTTCAAAGAGATCGCTGTATACGATGGCAATCTTCAATGCCTTTGCGTCATCATATATAGAGAAAAAAGAAAGCAAAGATACTGCCAAAATGGCTATTGCAAGTATCGCTAACCTTGTTGTCGAGTGCAATTTTACCACCCTTGAATTAAATCATTTTGTTTTGTCTTTTGACTTATTCTAATTATACTATATTGTTCTGTTTTTTTTCAACATTATATTTTTATCAATGTGGACTTAACTTTCACTCCCTGAACCTGTCCGAGCTTTCCTGTAAGGGCTCCGATTTCATCTGTTGTGCCATCGACAATCACAGATATAAGAGAAATCCCCTTTTCTTTGATGGGGAGGCCAAGCCTACCGAGAATGATCGACGCGAACTCATGGAGTATTTCATTAACAATCAGATAATTTCCCCTGTTGAGCACTGTGATGGCCACAATACCTACCTTTCTATCCATGCAAACACCTCCAGAACAATATTAGCAGATGACAGGGCTTTCGATGATAAAATTAATTGAGGTGAAAAAGATGGAGCTCGTTTATATTATAGGTCCTTCGGCTTCAGGAAAAACAAAAGAAGTGAAAAACATCGTTAAAGAATTACATAGCGAAGATCCCTTTTCATACCTTTTCATAGGTCCTACGGGAACTTATACGAAAAATATCAGGGAAGAGCTTCTGGAAGAACTTGGAACGCTTGTATCTTCAAGATTCCTTCCCATCGATCATTTTGCTGTGGAAGTTATGAAGCGGTTCAGACCGGATATGCTTCATATAGACAACCATGTCGCAAGGCTTTTTGTAAGCGAGATACTCGAAGAGCTTGGGAGGAAAGAGCTATCGGGTTCGCCTATCTTTATCGAGTACATAGTGGATATGATTCACGATGTAAAGGAAAACGGCGGTTTTGGTGAACTTTTCTCTCAGGATGATGAATTGTTGCCTTTCCTCCGGGCTATTTATGAAAAATATGCAGAAAGAATGGGCAAAGACCTTTACGATACTTTTGACGCTTATCTCATGGCTCCAGAATTCATCGATGAGTTATCCTTTAATGAATTCGGAAAAGTTCTTGTCCTTGATGGGTTTCACGATTTCACACCAGCCCTTCGGACTTTTCTTTCTACCATTGCTCTTTCATTCAACAAAGTATATATCACCGTAAACGAGGATGAGAAGAGAAAAGATTTGTTCAGCGAAACAAAGAGTATTTTCCTGTTTGCTGAAGAGCTGTTGAGAAAGGGGCAGGATCTTTCAGGGGATTTTATATCCGAGAGCAGGCAATATCTGGAGCATTCACATTTTCCAGAAAAGCTCTCGTCATTCCACAAGAATTTCTTTTCCAACCTGAAAACTGACCGAAGAAACGAAGGGGTCAAAGTGGTCTCAGCGGCTGATGTCTTTAGCGAAGTGGAATTTATTGCCAAGGAAGTTAAAAGCCTTCTTGAAAAGGGATATGAACCCGGAGAAATATCCATTGTGGCTGAGGATTTCAACGAATACGAAAAGCTGCTTTCAAAAAAATTCGAAGAATACAAAGTGCCTTTCAGAAGTGAAGGAGACACTCCTTTGCAAGATTCCTATGCAATAAAATTGCTGCTTCTTCCCCTGGAAACAGCTGTAAGCGGTTATCGGCCTGAGAAGCTGATGGCTATGATTGATTTCGGTTATGGTGGGCAATTCCTCGATACCAGGCTCTTTGAATCCGTCATGGTCAATTCTTACCTTTATTACGATTTCAAAAGAGAAAGCTACACAAGGCGTTTTGAAAGATGGCTCTCGAGACTTAAGAGCTATAAGGAATATCTCCTCAAGAAGATCACAAGCATAGAAAAATTCACAGATGAGGAATTTCAGGAAGGACAAAAGGAACCTTACCAGAAAATTGTCGATAAGATAGATACCGAAATCATTCCAGCTGTGAAGAAAGTCTTTCAGGTTCTGGAACCATTAAAAAGCGCAAGAAAAAGGGATTGCAGGTTATTTGGTGGCTATTTCAAAGCCTGGAGAGAAATGCTAAAGCTTGAGGAAAGTTATGAAAAGGCAGGTAATCAAAAGGAATTGCGCGCTCTGGATACCTTTTTCAACAGGGTGCTTCCAGATCTTGAAAAGTTGCTGGCTTATATCGGCAAAAGAAGGTTAAGTCCTTCGGAATACCATAAGTATCTTTCAATAAGGCTCAGGAACGAATCTTTTAAGGAATGGGTGAATTTCTCCGATCGAGTGGAAATTCAACCACTTCTCAGTGCCAGATTTGCAAAAAAGGCAGTCAAATTCTTTGCAGGATTCAGAGATGGTTCTTATCCTTCTGTGAAGCTTAATCCCCTTTACAGTTTTTCTCAATACAGCGAAAATCGGCCGAAAGATTTGCTTCTAACCCGCGAAAAGCAACAGAGGCTTAATTTCTATCTCGCTGTCAGCAGAGCCGAAGATTTGCTCTATTTCACATACCCTGAATCCACCGTTGAAGGGGAACCGATTCTGCCTTCTCCATATCTAAAAGAAGTCCTTTTGAGTGCCCATGTAAGCTCATATAGTTATGGCAGATCCTCCGGGAGAAAGGAAGGGGTTATTCCCACGCTTGACAAGGCAATGAGCCTTGAAGAGTTAAAAATAGCAGTTGCCAGATATTTTCGCACACCTCTCTGGATGGAGGTGAAGTCAAAAGCTGAAAAGCTCTCACTTGCCTTTGATTTTGAAAGCTTTTTTCAAGACCTTTCGCTGTTTCACAGGCACTTTGACTGGCAAATTAAGGACACCAGTTTGATTGAAAAACGTATAAGCAGAGTTTTTAGTTACTCCCGCCTTTCTACCTACCAAAACTGCCCCTTCAAATTTTTTCTCAGTTACTTGCTCAAATTGCCAATGGGTACTGAAACGCTTTTTGAACTTTCTGAACTGGAAGAAGGAAATGTTTACCACGCTGTGCTGAGTGAGTATTTCAAGGGAAAAGAGCGCGATCTTGAAAAGCTCATCTCAAATCAGCTGAAGGTTGTTCTGGATACGGATAGGGAAATCATATTTAAGTTCGAACTGCAAAGACTAAAAGAAGTTCTGGAAAAGTATCTATACGAAAAGGAAGCAAAAAGACCTCAGAAGATGAAAAGAGATTATATTCCCGCTTTCTTTGAGATCTCCTTTGGTGAAAAGAAAAACCCGATAGAAATAGTCGAAGGCATCTTTCTTAAAGGTAAAATCGACAGGATAGACGTCGACGAAGAATCGAGAACTATGTATATAATTGATTATAAGCGAGGAGAGGGTAGTGGCGAGAAAGACCAATTGATACTATATTCAATAGCTGCAGAGAAACTCTTCGAAAATGAAGGCTATAACGTTGAAGGCGGTACTTTTCGCCCGCTTCTGGGCACCAAAGCGTCTAAAGACAGCTTTGTCATTCTCAACGAAGAAGATGGTGCGGACGAGAAAATCTGGAAATTCTTAAGAAACAGTTTTAACAGGGAATATATAGAAACAAAGGTTAAGGAAATAACGGAAGGGATTTTCTCCGGAATTTTCAAGCCAAAAATATTGGAAGAACGAAGTTACTGTTTCCAATGCGATTATTCGAAAAACGCCAGGATATGTCCTGTTCTCTTATGGAGAAAATCAATGGAGGAAAACTGAATGGAAACCGGAGTTAATAGTGATATATTCATTGCCGCGTCAGCAGGCACTGGAAAAACTTATCGCCTTGTGAAGCACTATGTGTCTATATTTGAAAGGGCGTTTAAACTTAATGAAAAGCTTGACGTCCACAATGTTGTGG encodes:
- a CDS encoding PD-(D/E)XK nuclease family protein — encoded protein: MELVYIIGPSASGKTKEVKNIVKELHSEDPFSYLFIGPTGTYTKNIREELLEELGTLVSSRFLPIDHFAVEVMKRFRPDMLHIDNHVARLFVSEILEELGRKELSGSPIFIEYIVDMIHDVKENGGFGELFSQDDELLPFLRAIYEKYAERMGKDLYDTFDAYLMAPEFIDELSFNEFGKVLVLDGFHDFTPALRTFLSTIALSFNKVYITVNEDEKRKDLFSETKSIFLFAEELLRKGQDLSGDFISESRQYLEHSHFPEKLSSFHKNFFSNLKTDRRNEGVKVVSAADVFSEVEFIAKEVKSLLEKGYEPGEISIVAEDFNEYEKLLSKKFEEYKVPFRSEGDTPLQDSYAIKLLLLPLETAVSGYRPEKLMAMIDFGYGGQFLDTRLFESVMVNSYLYYDFKRESYTRRFERWLSRLKSYKEYLLKKITSIEKFTDEEFQEGQKEPYQKIVDKIDTEIIPAVKKVFQVLEPLKSARKRDCRLFGGYFKAWREMLKLEESYEKAGNQKELRALDTFFNRVLPDLEKLLAYIGKRRLSPSEYHKYLSIRLRNESFKEWVNFSDRVEIQPLLSARFAKKAVKFFAGFRDGSYPSVKLNPLYSFSQYSENRPKDLLLTREKQQRLNFYLAVSRAEDLLYFTYPESTVEGEPILPSPYLKEVLLSAHVSSYSYGRSSGRKEGVIPTLDKAMSLEELKIAVARYFRTPLWMEVKSKAEKLSLAFDFESFFQDLSLFHRHFDWQIKDTSLIEKRISRVFSYSRLSTYQNCPFKFFLSYLLKLPMGTETLFELSELEEGNVYHAVLSEYFKGKERDLEKLISNQLKVVLDTDREIIFKFELQRLKEVLEKYLYEKEAKRPQKMKRDYIPAFFEISFGEKKNPIEIVEGIFLKGKIDRIDVDEESRTMYIIDYKRGEGSGEKDQLILYSIAAEKLFENEGYNVEGGTFRPLLGTKASKDSFVILNEEDGADEKIWKFLRNSFNREYIETKVKEITEGIFSGIFKPKILEERSYCFQCDYSKNARICPVLLWRKSMEEN
- a CDS encoding type 1 periplasmic-binding domain-containing protein produces the protein MHSTTRLAILAIAILAVSLLSFFSIYDDAKALKIAIVYSDLFEVTEAADAFIADNDVNFKISKIKFKTEKLDEIFQELKNRGVKIIIGPSYSMHAQAMFPYLQKYDLYAVSPTVTAQEVVGKGGRIVSMCVPDSVQVKKLVDEMEKDGVTDLFVFAYTKNRVYVDSFIEMIKKDFSGTVTVANISKLEEITSDILEKAKNFSGILFVTPGLETGYGVSKLEELNYSGQLYASDYALDEKLLLYDSLLIKNLKVFSQVSGKPGVERNIDFVGTYNALLLIRELEKIHGRNFNEIFGKLEGFSFEGIDGPVMIHNYYAVKETSVITLKELLAVEK
- a CDS encoding TM1266 family iron-only hydrogenase system putative regulator, which codes for MDRKVGIVAITVLNRGNYLIVNEILHEFASIILGRLGLPIKEKGISLISVIVDGTTDEIGALTGKLGQVQGVKVKSTLIKI